One part of the uncultured Bacteroides sp. genome encodes these proteins:
- a CDS encoding TonB-dependent receptor translates to MGKIRIKTRQLLLIIFLGIGSAVSAQEYTLSGKVTDIRTKESIIGATVSIKGTHVGTTTDIDGKFSLKSKEKLPVVLDIRAVGYNNQEIDVYQSGSVDVELTEGLNRLEEVVVTGYSTQQRKAISGSIVSLNASALKDIPGSSFNQLLQGKASGVQVLSNTGVPGGSITFRVRGSNSINASVEPLYIVDGVFISNSESISTGMGGQAQSNPLADINPSDIENLVILKDANATAIYGSLGANGVVIITTKRGKLNSNAKISLSISHGWSSAIKKFKVTDGPQTATLANEAVYNTGIDNGKNPSAIVLPFSSPEDMPTYDRISDLFRTAATSSYEVSAQGGTAKSSYYVGLGYLKQESIVKPSDFERYSGRINYDNYLSNKLKIGTSLNLTRTWRNVSSNDNNPKGVINSAIFVRSYLPIYKEDGSYARYGSFDNHLALIEHLDNNAVGWRAIGNIYAEYAILPDLKFRTSWSIDNNDVSENNYASTLISAGIATNGAADTYINKNIIYTSEQVLTYIKSFGPNGRHNINALIGNTLNTVENHFTSASGTGFATNDLKDISVAATKSGSSSNSQSKLVSFFGKASYTLDNKYTVDGSVRADASSKFGVNKRWGYFPSLGLTWNAGQEKFIQKLKVFDALKFRASAGYSGNQNGIGSYAALGLWSAGYNYLETAGTAPSQLANPDLTWETTRQIDLGAEFTVLNNRLSVGLDYYDKYTSDLLLNVPVPNRSGFSSYLQNYGAVSNKGVELTLQSVNIKNKDFSWTTDFNISFNKNKIEKLASDITLGASGRNVSILREGYSVNSFYLYKQLYVDPQTGNAVYDDVNDDGKITSGDRQIVGNALPKYTGGFSNEITYKNFSLNLFFYFQQGNKIMSMHDFFLVHGGTQNNIGFIPRQLERWQNPGDITDIPRLTTYSGDPTVNGGSANNYGGNVANLSSRYLRDGSFIRLKNVALSYIIPKSITSKWHISSLKATISASNLLTLTKYKGLDPEVSAQSSNQNTAGYDWATVPQPRTIQGTLNVTF, encoded by the coding sequence ATGGGGAAAATCAGAATTAAGACAAGACAATTACTTCTAATTATTTTTTTAGGTATAGGAAGTGCTGTCAGTGCTCAGGAATACACATTAAGTGGTAAGGTAACAGATATAAGGACCAAAGAATCTATTATTGGTGCAACTGTGTCCATTAAAGGTACACACGTTGGTACTACTACTGATATTGATGGTAAGTTCAGCTTAAAATCAAAAGAAAAACTTCCGGTGGTTCTTGATATCAGGGCTGTTGGATACAATAATCAGGAGATAGATGTGTATCAGTCTGGTTCTGTTGATGTAGAATTGACAGAAGGACTAAACCGGTTGGAAGAAGTTGTTGTTACTGGCTATAGTACGCAACAGAGAAAAGCAATCAGTGGTTCTATTGTATCGTTGAATGCTTCAGCTTTGAAAGATATTCCGGGCTCCAGTTTTAATCAGTTATTACAAGGAAAAGCATCTGGTGTACAAGTATTATCAAATACAGGTGTCCCAGGAGGAAGTATTACTTTTCGTGTACGCGGCAGTAATTCCATTAATGCAAGTGTTGAACCGCTATATATAGTTGATGGCGTTTTTATCAGTAACTCTGAATCTATTAGTACTGGAATGGGAGGACAGGCACAGTCTAATCCTTTAGCAGATATTAATCCTTCGGATATTGAAAATCTGGTAATTTTGAAAGATGCGAATGCAACAGCAATTTATGGATCATTAGGAGCTAATGGGGTAGTTATAATCACGACCAAACGAGGTAAACTTAATTCCAATGCTAAAATATCATTGAGTATATCTCATGGATGGTCTTCTGCTATTAAAAAATTCAAAGTCACCGATGGTCCTCAGACAGCAACTCTGGCTAACGAAGCTGTATATAATACGGGAATTGATAACGGGAAAAATCCATCGGCTATTGTTTTACCTTTTTCAAGTCCGGAAGATATGCCAACTTATGACCGCATAAGTGATTTGTTCAGAACTGCAGCTACATCAAGTTATGAAGTTTCAGCACAAGGTGGAACAGCAAAAAGTAGCTATTATGTTGGGTTGGGGTATCTTAAACAAGAATCAATAGTTAAGCCTTCAGATTTTGAACGTTATTCGGGACGTATCAATTATGATAATTATCTGAGTAATAAATTAAAGATTGGAACAAGCCTGAATTTAACCCGTACATGGAGAAATGTCAGTAGTAATGATAACAATCCGAAAGGTGTAATTAACTCTGCTATATTTGTGCGTTCATATCTTCCAATTTACAAAGAGGATGGTAGTTATGCCCGATATGGAAGTTTTGATAATCATCTTGCTCTGATTGAACATCTTGATAACAATGCTGTTGGCTGGAGAGCTATTGGAAACATATATGCAGAGTATGCTATTTTACCAGATCTGAAATTTCGTACCAGTTGGAGTATTGATAATAATGATGTGTCGGAAAATAATTATGCCAGTACACTTATCAGTGCAGGAATAGCAACAAATGGAGCAGCAGACACTTATATAAATAAAAATATAATTTACACTAGTGAGCAGGTATTAACCTATATAAAATCATTCGGACCAAATGGCAGGCATAATATCAATGCCTTGATAGGTAATACTTTGAATACTGTGGAAAATCATTTTACAAGTGCTTCTGGTACAGGGTTTGCAACTAACGATCTGAAAGATATTTCAGTTGCTGCAACAAAATCCGGATCTTCATCGAACTCTCAAAGTAAGTTAGTTTCCTTTTTTGGAAAAGCTAGCTATACATTAGACAATAAATATACTGTTGACGGTAGTGTCAGAGCTGATGCATCTTCTAAATTTGGTGTAAATAAGCGATGGGGGTATTTCCCTTCACTAGGGTTAACCTGGAATGCTGGACAAGAAAAATTTATTCAGAAATTGAAGGTGTTCGACGCTCTTAAATTTAGAGCGAGTGCAGGTTATTCCGGTAATCAAAATGGCATTGGATCATATGCTGCTTTAGGATTATGGTCTGCTGGTTATAATTATCTTGAAACTGCCGGAACAGCTCCTTCTCAATTAGCTAACCCTGATCTTACATGGGAAACAACTCGTCAGATAGATTTAGGAGCCGAATTTACTGTATTGAATAACCGGTTAAGTGTAGGTCTTGATTACTATGATAAATATACAAGTGATCTTTTACTTAATGTGCCTGTGCCAAACCGTTCTGGTTTTAGTTCATATTTGCAGAACTATGGAGCTGTTAGCAACAAGGGTGTTGAATTGACTTTACAATCTGTAAATATTAAGAATAAAGATTTTAGTTGGACTACGGATTTTAATATATCTTTTAATAAGAATAAAATTGAAAAATTGGCATCAGATATAACTCTTGGAGCATCAGGTAGAAATGTATCTATACTTAGAGAAGGTTATTCTGTAAATTCATTCTATCTGTACAAACAACTTTATGTTGATCCCCAGACTGGTAATGCTGTTTATGATGATGTTAATGACGATGGAAAGATTACATCTGGCGACAGGCAGATTGTTGGCAATGCATTACCTAAATATACAGGGGGCTTTTCCAACGAGATAACCTATAAGAACTTCAGCTTGAATCTATTCTTCTATTTTCAGCAAGGGAATAAAATCATGAGCATGCACGATTTCTTTCTTGTGCATGGTGGAACACAAAATAATATTGGATTCATCCCACGTCAGTTAGAAAGGTGGCAGAATCCGGGTGATATTACCGATATTCCAAGATTGACAACGTATAGTGGCGATCCTACCGTAAACGGTGGATCGGCAAATAACTATGGAGGAAATGTAGCAAACCTTAGTAGCAGATACTTAAGAGATGGATCGTTTATCCGGTTAAAGAATGTGGCTTTAAGCTATATTATTCCTAAATCTATAACATCTAAATGGCATATAAGTAGTCTGAAAGCTACAATCTCAGCATCAAATCTGCTTACTTTAACTAAATATAAAGGTCTGGATCCCGAAGTAAGTGCTCAGAGCAGCAATCAAAATACTGCAGGCTATGACTGGGCTACAGTGCCACAGCCACGAACCATACAGGGAACACTTAATGTAACATTTTAA
- a CDS encoding efflux RND transporter periplasmic adaptor subunit, whose amino-acid sequence MKKRTNILIAAVLILLSAFFLYVGFVKSADKNKEPKEKGQKKVDAFVVKPSLLVADITVTGSLLAFEEVELKNEVAGRVVKLNLPEGKFVKKGTLLVKLYDDDLQAALKKLQSQLAIQEQIYNRQTKLIKVNGISQNDYEQTLLQVNTIKANIAEQKALIRKMEVRAPFDGIIGLRNISVGAVINSSTSLATIRTSNELKLDFFVPEKYSSEIVNGMKVNFTMYNNEKQYNATVIATERGIDNATRNLKVRAIINSSSKELIPGAFANVELKLGNNPQALMIPTQAIIPQEDDKSVIIAHKGKAHFVTIKTGVRKASLVEVTEGLEPGDTIITSGILFLKEKSKLSYSTITK is encoded by the coding sequence ATGAAAAAAAGGACAAACATACTTATTGCAGCAGTACTTATTTTGCTTTCTGCTTTTTTCCTATATGTAGGATTTGTTAAGTCGGCCGACAAGAATAAGGAGCCAAAGGAGAAAGGACAAAAGAAGGTGGATGCATTCGTTGTAAAGCCATCTTTACTGGTTGCAGACATTACAGTAACAGGATCATTGCTGGCTTTCGAAGAAGTGGAGTTAAAGAATGAAGTTGCCGGACGGGTAGTGAAGTTAAATCTGCCTGAAGGTAAATTTGTGAAAAAGGGAACATTGCTGGTTAAGTTGTATGATGATGATTTGCAGGCTGCATTGAAAAAGTTGCAATCGCAACTGGCTATTCAGGAGCAGATTTACAACCGGCAAACTAAACTGATAAAGGTAAATGGCATTAGTCAGAACGATTACGAACAGACGCTCCTGCAAGTAAATACAATAAAGGCAAACATTGCCGAACAAAAGGCACTGATACGGAAGATGGAGGTACGCGCTCCTTTCGATGGCATCATTGGTTTGAGAAACATCAGTGTAGGAGCTGTGATCAACTCATCCACATCACTGGCTACCATCCGCACAAGCAACGAATTAAAGCTCGATTTCTTTGTGCCGGAAAAATACAGTTCGGAAATAGTTAACGGCATGAAGGTGAACTTTACAATGTATAATAATGAAAAGCAATATAATGCAACGGTAATTGCCACCGAACGGGGTATTGACAATGCAACACGTAACCTGAAAGTGAGAGCCATTATAAATTCATCATCCAAAGAACTGATTCCGGGTGCTTTTGCCAATGTAGAATTAAAACTTGGCAATAACCCACAGGCTTTAATGATTCCTACTCAGGCTATCATTCCTCAGGAAGATGATAAAAGTGTGATTATTGCTCATAAAGGGAAAGCGCACTTCGTAACTATAAAAACGGGAGTTCGTAAAGCTTCTCTGGTTGAGGTAACCGAGGGACTTGAACCGGGTGATACCATTATTACTTCCGGCATTCTCTTTCTGAAAGAGAAATCTAAATTGTCATACTCAACCATAACCAAATAG
- a CDS encoding efflux RND transporter permease subunit: MLISDIALKRPVGSIVLSLIIILMGVVGFNFLGVRLYPSIDPPIITVQTSYVGANSEIIESQITEPLEKSINGIEGVKSISSRSSIGTSNITVEFDLGTDLEKAANDVRDKVSQATSRLPQDIDSQPTVTKADADSDPIIMLTAQSTTMNAIELSDYAENVLQEKLQTIPGVSSVSLFGQQRPAMRLWLNPEKMAAYSITAADVDNALGKENVEMPGGKIRGNATELIVKTRGRLTTEDDFNNLIIKQSDNQVVRLRDVGEAVLGPQNDESGSRVNGITGVTLNLIPLPGANDIQIADEFYKRLDQIKQNLPKGMELSIARDKSVFVRQSVNDVIETLAIAIILVVVIIFLFFRNWIIALRPLLDIPVSLIGTFFIMYIMGYSINVLTLLGIVLATGLVVDDGIVVTENIFKRIEKGKNKWEAAFEGTREIFFAVVSTSLTLAIVFIPIVFLEGFTGRLFREFGIVVASAVLISALVSLTLTPVLNVLLGGSSSHHSKFYVASEPFFVGMENGYRRLLSYFISNKWVAFSILGFCIIVILSVSKILKSELAPLEDHSFIRTAITAPEGSEYNATQKIIDNIARINMDSVPGSEYVLARYGGGNSGSSNAGFVMTFLADPTKRKASQQDVYDKLSKIYSKIPDARVIPSQEPTISTSTSRGLPVQFVIQNLDFEKIRKVLPKFLDEAQNSSVFSNVDVDLKFNKPELNVTVDRLKANTLGVNEKDVSSALNLAYSGGRYGYFLKNNKQYYIIGQVAKEDRNVPANISSMYVRSQSGEMIQLDNLVKIKETSNPPILYHFNRYKSATVSANLAKGKALGEGIEEMQRIANKLLDASFTTALSGSSRDFEESSSNISFALILALLLIYLILAAQFESFRDPFIIMLTVPMAIAGAMLSLWICGQTINIFSEIGMILLIGIVTKNGILIVEFANQKRMAGMTKRVAAFEGASARLRPIVMTSLATIFGSLPIALALGSGAESRVSLGIVVVGGLLFALILTLFVIPVTYIAISSNSKFKNQS; this comes from the coding sequence ATGCTTATTTCTGATATTGCTCTAAAAAGACCTGTTGGTTCTATTGTACTGAGCCTTATTATCATTCTGATGGGTGTGGTGGGGTTCAATTTTCTGGGAGTCAGACTTTATCCGTCTATCGATCCTCCTATCATTACCGTACAAACTTCTTATGTGGGTGCTAACTCCGAAATTATTGAATCGCAGATAACAGAGCCTCTCGAAAAATCAATTAATGGTATCGAAGGGGTGAAATCTATATCCTCACGTTCGTCTATCGGGACAAGTAATATTACGGTAGAATTTGATTTGGGAACTGATTTGGAGAAAGCGGCAAACGATGTTCGTGACAAGGTTTCGCAAGCTACCAGCCGACTACCACAGGACATCGACTCGCAACCTACTGTTACCAAAGCGGATGCTGACTCCGACCCTATTATTATGCTGACTGCCCAAAGCACTACCATGAATGCCATTGAGCTGAGTGACTATGCGGAAAATGTGTTGCAGGAAAAGCTGCAGACTATTCCGGGGGTGAGTTCTGTTTCTCTCTTCGGGCAACAAAGGCCTGCCATGCGTCTTTGGTTAAACCCTGAAAAGATGGCGGCATACAGTATTACGGCTGCAGATGTAGATAATGCGTTGGGGAAAGAGAACGTGGAAATGCCGGGAGGTAAGATTCGTGGTAATGCCACTGAGCTTATCGTAAAAACCCGGGGACGATTAACTACCGAAGACGATTTTAATAACCTTATCATTAAGCAGAGCGACAATCAGGTAGTACGCCTGAGGGATGTTGGTGAAGCTGTATTAGGTCCTCAGAATGATGAGTCGGGTTCGAGAGTCAATGGAATTACGGGAGTAACGCTTAACCTTATTCCTCTGCCGGGAGCAAACGATATTCAGATTGCCGACGAGTTCTATAAACGATTGGATCAGATAAAACAAAACCTACCCAAAGGAATGGAATTAAGTATTGCCCGTGACAAGTCTGTTTTTGTCAGACAGTCTGTTAACGATGTGATAGAGACTCTTGCCATTGCTATTATCCTGGTAGTAGTTATTATCTTTTTGTTCTTCAGAAACTGGATCATTGCTCTGCGGCCATTGCTCGATATACCTGTATCGCTTATCGGAACGTTCTTCATCATGTACATTATGGGGTACTCCATCAATGTGCTCACGCTTCTTGGAATTGTTCTTGCCACCGGATTGGTGGTGGACGATGGTATTGTGGTTACCGAAAACATATTTAAACGTATAGAAAAAGGGAAGAACAAATGGGAAGCAGCCTTTGAAGGAACTCGCGAAATCTTTTTTGCCGTAGTATCTACTTCGCTTACTCTTGCCATTGTATTTATACCGATTGTATTCCTGGAAGGATTTACCGGTAGGTTGTTCCGCGAATTTGGAATTGTGGTAGCCAGTGCCGTATTAATTTCCGCACTCGTTTCCCTCACACTGACTCCGGTGCTGAATGTGCTGTTAGGAGGTTCCTCTTCTCATCATTCAAAATTCTATGTAGCAAGTGAGCCTTTCTTTGTAGGGATGGAAAACGGTTACAGACGATTGCTGAGCTACTTTATTTCAAACAAATGGGTTGCATTCTCTATTCTTGGATTCTGTATAATTGTTATTCTGTCTGTATCCAAAATATTAAAATCGGAACTGGCGCCACTGGAAGATCATAGTTTTATCCGGACGGCAATCACTGCTCCCGAAGGATCAGAATACAATGCTACCCAAAAGATAATAGACAATATTGCCCGGATAAACATGGATTCTGTTCCCGGATCTGAATACGTACTTGCCAGATATGGAGGTGGTAATAGTGGTAGCTCTAATGCGGGTTTTGTTATGACTTTCCTTGCCGATCCTACAAAGAGAAAGGCTTCTCAGCAAGATGTTTATGACAAGCTATCAAAAATCTATTCCAAAATACCTGATGCCAGAGTTATCCCTAGTCAGGAGCCAACTATCTCAACCTCTACCAGCAGAGGATTGCCGGTACAGTTTGTAATTCAGAATCTGGATTTCGAAAAGATACGGAAAGTATTGCCCAAATTCCTGGACGAAGCACAAAACAGCAGTGTATTCAGCAATGTGGATGTGGACCTGAAATTCAACAAACCGGAACTGAACGTTACCGTAGACAGGTTGAAAGCGAACACGCTAGGTGTGAACGAGAAAGATGTATCGAGTGCTTTAAATCTGGCATATAGCGGTGGACGTTACGGATATTTTCTAAAAAACAATAAACAATATTATATCATTGGCCAGGTGGCCAAGGAAGATAGGAATGTTCCTGCAAATATATCATCCATGTATGTTCGTTCCCAATCGGGCGAAATGATACAGCTGGATAATTTGGTTAAAATTAAGGAGACCAGTAATCCACCTATCTTATACCATTTTAACCGTTATAAATCGGCAACTGTATCGGCCAACCTTGCCAAAGGTAAAGCACTGGGAGAAGGTATTGAAGAGATGCAGAGAATAGCAAACAAGCTACTGGATGCTTCCTTTACAACTGCTCTTTCGGGCTCATCAAGAGACTTTGAAGAGAGTAGTTCCAACATCTCCTTTGCCCTTATATTAGCTTTATTGCTTATTTACCTGATTCTGGCTGCACAGTTCGAAAGTTTCCGAGATCCATTCATCATCATGCTAACCGTGCCAATGGCTATTGCCGGCGCCATGCTTTCGCTATGGATATGCGGACAGACAATAAACATTTTCTCGGAAATCGGGATGATTCTGCTTATTGGTATTGTAACAAAGAATGGTATTCTTATTGTGGAGTTTGCCAATCAGAAACGTATGGCAGGTATGACCAAGAGAGTGGCCGCTTTCGAAGGAGCTTCTGCCCGTCTACGTCCTATTGTTATGACCTCACTGGCTACTATCTTCGGTTCACTGCCTATTGCATTGGCCCTGGGATCGGGAGCCGAAAGTCGTGTTTCCCTGGGTATTGTAGTTGTGGGAGGATTACTCTTCGCACTGATTCTTACATTATTTGTAATTCCGGTTACCTATATAGCAATATCAAGTAACAGTAAATTTAAAAACCAATCATGA
- a CDS encoding TolC family protein has product MRAIHLFLLLMLSVATQAQNVLSLDQAVNTALKNNFDILVARNDADIARINNTRGNAGMLPTVNLNGSGEYSLNNINQKSSSGTITKYSSQSSTTLGANAQLSWTLYDGGKMFVTKNKLNEIQALGELQFQTKVLETMYNVIAAYYDIVRQKQQLVSINEAIRYNKERVIIAETGFNAGTLVKTDLLQAKIDLNVEKEKAISQQYIISEAIKALNNLLGQDPVTTFEVSESIPQNYTPNKEELLDKLNSSNSNILSFKKQIDIARLALKENQKGYSPTFKLNGGYYLSNTSNSEGSSLRNRVFGPQIGGTLSIPLFNGGETKRKISVARKELESAEYDLENTKLQMNTELLNTLTDFESQQQLLQIEKDNNQLAKENIEISIERLRLGQTTSLEVHQAQESYVQSSTRLINFEYNLKIAETRLKQLMSTL; this is encoded by the coding sequence ATGAGAGCTATACATCTGTTCCTTTTATTGATGCTATCTGTTGCAACTCAGGCACAAAACGTGCTGAGTCTGGACCAGGCAGTGAACACTGCACTGAAGAACAATTTCGATATATTAGTGGCACGCAACGATGCTGATATTGCCCGTATAAACAATACCCGAGGCAATGCAGGCATGTTACCAACCGTAAATCTGAACGGATCGGGAGAATACAGTCTGAATAACATCAATCAGAAAAGCTCATCGGGCACAATAACCAAATATTCTTCTCAATCGTCTACAACACTGGGGGCAAATGCACAACTCTCCTGGACTTTGTACGATGGAGGAAAGATGTTTGTTACCAAAAACAAGCTGAACGAGATTCAGGCTCTTGGCGAACTTCAGTTTCAGACAAAGGTGCTGGAAACCATGTATAATGTAATTGCCGCTTACTACGATATTGTCCGACAAAAGCAACAATTAGTTTCCATCAACGAAGCAATAAGGTACAACAAAGAGCGGGTTATCATAGCCGAAACGGGATTTAATGCCGGTACACTGGTAAAGACCGATTTACTTCAGGCAAAGATCGATTTAAACGTGGAGAAAGAGAAGGCCATCAGTCAGCAATACATCATCAGTGAAGCTATCAAGGCACTAAACAACTTATTGGGACAAGATCCGGTCACTACATTCGAAGTATCCGAATCTATTCCGCAGAACTACACACCCAATAAAGAAGAACTGCTGGATAAGCTCAATTCATCAAACAGTAACATTCTATCCTTCAAAAAGCAGATAGATATAGCTAGGTTGGCATTGAAAGAAAATCAAAAGGGCTACTCTCCTACCTTTAAGCTAAACGGAGGATATTACTTGTCGAACACTTCAAATTCGGAAGGATCCAGCTTAAGAAACCGAGTATTCGGTCCGCAGATAGGAGGAACACTTTCTATCCCGCTTTTCAATGGCGGAGAAACCAAACGAAAAATCTCGGTTGCAAGAAAAGAACTTGAATCTGCAGAATACGATCTGGAGAATACAAAACTACAGATGAACACCGAATTACTAAACACCCTGACCGATTTCGAGAGTCAGCAACAACTTCTCCAGATTGAAAAAGATAACAATCAACTGGCAAAGGAAAATATCGAGATAAGCATTGAGCGCCTTCGTCTGGGACAAACTACATCACTTGAGGTTCATCAGGCACAGGAAAGCTATGTGCAATCATCGACCCGCCTTATCAATTTTGAGTACAACCTTAAAATTGCAGAAACAAGGTTAAAGCAGTTGATGAGTACATTATAG
- a CDS encoding voltage-gated chloride channel family protein, whose protein sequence is MVLLSKRILPHQSYYFVYLFRWLLISFLISLVVGTASAFFLNALSWATDWRESHLWMIALLPVGGLIIGLSYHYWGNSVVKGNNLLLEEFHSPKQIISLRMAPLVVFGTIITHLFGGSAGREGTAVQMGGAFADQFTRIFKLKPRDRKIVLVMGVSAGFSSVFGTPLAGAIFALEVMVLGRMRYEALLPSLFAAVFSNYICHVWGAHHTHYVISSITEVNPVYVLCAVAAGIFFGLVAMLFSRSITFWGKLFKSRISYPPLRPFVGGIVIALAVYLLGTTRYIGLGIPTLVSSFNESGMPYDFILKLLFTTFTIGAGFKGGEVTPLFFVGATLGNALAFVLPLPMALLAGMGFVAVFAGATNTPIACTLMGIELFGAGNAVYLGTACFVAYLFSGHTGIYTSQIVGSPKIVRLVREKGKDLAHINLRKSA, encoded by the coding sequence ATGGTTTTATTATCAAAAAGAATTCTGCCTCATCAATCTTACTATTTCGTTTACTTGTTTCGTTGGTTGCTTATTAGCTTCTTAATTAGTCTTGTTGTAGGAACAGCATCCGCTTTCTTTCTCAACGCTCTAAGCTGGGCTACCGATTGGCGTGAAAGTCACCTGTGGATGATAGCCTTGTTGCCTGTTGGCGGACTCATCATAGGTTTATCATATCATTACTGGGGAAATAGTGTAGTAAAAGGAAACAATCTGTTGCTCGAGGAGTTTCATAGTCCAAAACAGATTATTTCATTAAGAATGGCTCCTTTAGTAGTCTTTGGCACAATAATAACCCATCTGTTCGGAGGATCGGCCGGACGTGAGGGAACAGCAGTTCAGATGGGAGGAGCCTTTGCCGATCAGTTTACAAGAATCTTTAAGCTGAAGCCCCGTGACAGAAAAATTGTGCTTGTAATGGGAGTAAGTGCCGGATTCTCGTCTGTTTTTGGAACACCACTGGCCGGAGCTATATTTGCGCTCGAGGTTATGGTTTTAGGAAGAATGCGCTACGAAGCATTATTGCCAAGTCTTTTTGCTGCAGTGTTTTCCAACTATATATGTCATGTATGGGGAGCTCACCACACACATTATGTTATCTCTTCTATTACGGAAGTAAATCCGGTTTATGTATTATGTGCTGTTGCTGCCGGAATTTTTTTTGGTTTGGTAGCCATGCTTTTTTCCCGTTCAATCACATTCTGGGGCAAACTGTTTAAGTCAAGGATATCATACCCACCTCTGCGTCCGTTTGTGGGAGGAATTGTAATAGCGCTTGCCGTATATCTTTTAGGAACAACCAGGTATATTGGACTAGGAATTCCCACTTTGGTAAGCTCGTTCAATGAAAGCGGAATGCCTTACGACTTTATTCTCAAGTTGCTATTTACTACCTTTACTATCGGTGCCGGATTTAAAGGAGGCGAGGTTACACCACTCTTTTTTGTTGGTGCAACATTGGGTAATGCACTGGCTTTTGTTCTGCCGTTGCCTATGGCTCTGCTTGCAGGAATGGGATTTGTAGCCGTTTTTGCCGGAGCAACAAACACACCTATTGCCTGTACATTAATGGGAATAGAACTTTTCGGAGCAGGAAATGCTGTTTACTTAGGTACGGCTTGTTTTGTTGCATATCTCTTTTCCGGTCATACCGGTATCTACACATCACAAATTGTAGGCAGTCCTAAAATAGTTCGTCTGGTAAGGGAGAAAGGAAAAGATCTGGCTCATATAAATTTAAGGAAATCGGCGTAA
- a CDS encoding hemerythrin family protein, translating to MNTTIRTEKMNHNWDDSLLLGIETIDKQHKSFFTLLNEIISLSENNDNEDKVLDLLNELEMHAECHFNTEEALMREASSPNLEEHINQHNLFQRKTKDFMVVYSYGNKVLINKIIAFMKQWLITHIREYDADYAKCVKTYYAQKTMFSHKE from the coding sequence ATGAACACAACTATAAGAACAGAAAAAATGAATCACAATTGGGATGATTCATTGTTACTTGGCATTGAGACTATTGACAAGCAACATAAATCGTTTTTTACTTTACTGAATGAGATTATTTCGTTAAGTGAAAATAATGACAATGAGGACAAGGTGCTGGATTTATTGAATGAACTTGAAATGCATGCCGAATGCCATTTCAATACAGAAGAAGCGTTAATGCGTGAGGCAAGTTCGCCAAACTTGGAGGAGCATATTAATCAGCATAATTTATTCCAGAGAAAAACTAAGGATTTTATGGTTGTTTATAGCTATGGAAATAAGGTATTGATAAACAAAATTATAGCATTCATGAAGCAGTGGCTTATAACTCACATAAGAGAATATGATGCTGATTATGCAAAATGCGTTAAAACATATTATGCTCAAAAAACAATGTTCAGTCATAAAGAATAA